A genomic segment from Diceros bicornis minor isolate mBicDic1 chromosome 5, mDicBic1.mat.cur, whole genome shotgun sequence encodes:
- the GCNT3 gene encoding beta-1,3-galactosyl-O-glycosyl-glycoprotein beta-1,6-N-acetylglucosaminyltransferase 3, which translates to MKMVWWKKKLCRQHYLWAVGCYMLLAIVALRFSLRLKCDFNSVDLESRDFQSQRCRDILYKSLKLPVRRPINCSGIIRGDREAVIGALLDNLEVKKKRQPFTDADYLNMTRDCEHFKAKRKFIRFPLSKEELDFPIAYSMVIHEKIENFERLLRAVYAPQNIYCIHVDEKSPETFKEAVKAIISCFPNVFMASKLVRVVYASWSRVQADLNCMEDLLRSPVPWKYFLNTCGTDFPIKTNAEMVLALKMLNGKNSMESEIPTEYKRSRWKYHYEVTDTLHITGKMKDPPPDNLPMFTGNAYIVASRGFIQHVLENPKSRQLIEWVKDTYSPDEHLWATLHRAPWMPGSVPYHPKFHISDMTAIARLVKWQDHEGNISMGAPYEPCSGIHQRAVCIYGTGDLHWILQNHHLLANKFDPKVDDNVLQCLEEYLRHKAIYGTELGDTL; encoded by the coding sequence ATGAAGATGGTTTGGTGGAAGAAGAAACTCTGCCGGCAGCATTATCTGTGGGCCGTGGGCTGCTATATGCTGCTGGCCATTGTGGCTCTGAGATTTTCTCTCAGATTGAAATGTGACTTTAATTCCGTGGATCTGGAGTCCAGGGATTTTCAAAGCCAGCGCTGTCGGGACATCTTGTACAAGTCCCTGAAGCTGCCAGTAAGGAGACCCATCAACTGCTCCGGGATCATCCGCGGGGACCGGGAAGCAGTGATAGGGGCTCTCCTGGACAACCTGGAGGTCAAGAAGAAGCGGCAGCCTTTCACAGACGCTGACTACCTCAACATGACCAGAGACTGTGAGCACTTTAAGGCCAAAAGGAAGTTCATACGGTTCCCACTGAGCAAAGAAGAGTTAGACTTCCCTATTGCGTACTCTATGGTGATCCATGAGAAGATTGAAAACTTTGAAAGGCTGCTGCGAGCTGTGTATGCCCCTCAGAACATATACTGCATCCATGTGGATGAGAAGTCCCCAGAAACTTTCAAGGAGGCAGTCAAGGCGATTATTTCATGTTTCCCTAACGTCTTCATGGCCAGTAAGCTGGTTCGGGTGGTTTATGCCTCCTGGTCCAGGGTGCAGGCTGACTTAAACTGTATGGAAGACTTGCTCCGGAGCCCAGTGCCATGGAAATACTTCCTAAATACATGCGGGACAGACTTTCCTATCAAGACCAATGCCGAGATGGTCCTGGCCCTCAAGATGTTGAATGGGAAGAACAGTATGGAGTCAGAGATACCTACTGAGTACAAAAGGTCTCGCTGGAAATATCACTATGAGGTGACAGACACATTGCACATAACGGGCAAGATGAAGGACCCTCCCCCTGATAATTTACCTATGTTCACGGGGAATGCCTACATTGTGGCTTCTCGAGGCTTTATCCAACATGTCTTAGAAAACCCCAAATCCCGACAACTGATTGAATGGGTCAAAGACACCTATAGCCCAGATGAACACCTCTGGGCCACCCTTCACCGTGCACCATGGATGCCTGGCTCTGTTCCCTACCACCCCAAGTTTCACATCTCTGACATGACTGCCATTGCCAGGCTGGTCAAGTGGCAGGACCATGAGGGAAACATCAGTATGGGGGCACCTTATGAACCTTGCTCTGGAATCCACCAGCGGGCTGTCTGTATTTATGGAACTGGGGACCTGCACTGGATTCTTCAGAACCATCACCTGTTGGCCAACAAATTTGACCCAAAGGTGGATGATAATGTTCTTCAGTGCTTAGAAGAGTACTTACGTCATAAGGCCATCTACGGGACTGAACTCGGAGATACCCTGTGA